In Rutidosis leptorrhynchoides isolate AG116_Rl617_1_P2 chromosome 2, CSIRO_AGI_Rlap_v1, whole genome shotgun sequence, one genomic interval encodes:
- the LOC139889262 gene encoding uncharacterized mitochondrial protein AtMg00810-like gives MVQLKVKKVRLVVHGNRQRKVVDYAETFAHVAKMVTVSSLLAVAAIFEQSNADYSLFTKRDSEQFTAILVYVDDLSITGNSPVHIEILKSQLNSSFQMKYLGTVSYFLGPEVSKLTQGIFISQKTYTPDLLKKAEVINMKPYKLPLDQHVKLNTDLGTPLSNIEMYR, from the exons ATGGTTCAATTGAAAGTAAAAAAGGTCAGGCTTGTTGTTCATGGAAATAGGCAAAGAAAAGTAGTAGACTATGCTGAAACATTTGCTCATGTAGCAAAAATGGTGACTGTTAGCTCACTTTTGGCTGTTGCTGCAAT TTTTGAACAGTCCAATGCTGACTATTCTTTGTTTACAAAAAGAGATTCAGAACAGTTTACTGCAATTCTGGTGTATGTGGATGACTTGTCGATTACAGGCAATAGTCCAGTTCATATTGAAATCTTGAAAAGTCAACTGAactcatcttttcaaatgaaataTTTGGGAACTGTTAGTTATTTTCTTGGACCCGAAGTGTCAAAATTAACTCAAGGAATTTTTATTTCTCAAAAAACGTATACCCCAGATTTATTAAAGAAAGCTGAAGTTATCAATATGAAACCTTACAAGTTGCCTTTGGATCAACATGTCAAACTTAATACAGATTTGGGGACACCTTTGTCTAATATAGAAATGTACAGGTAG
- the LOC139889261 gene encoding uncharacterized protein, with the protein MDTWGPYKVLTEGKYRFSSPILKNKSPYGVLSNKVPNYDHLKVFGCLALASNPSRKVDNFTNIGVPCVFLGYPSQQKGYKLYILLTHTTFVSRDVVFHDHILTFSTKSLDKYLSPMPNVLQPEVKYPSTYDVAGFDSGDSAHTSTTGSTESAQPSTSTSIIRSSRIVQTPEWHKDYVLSKNPRANQVSSPSLAPEFKSYIVALMAHSDPTHFQEAINDVGWCNVMNDEMTALEANYT; encoded by the exons ATGGATACATGGGGGCCCTATAAAGTTCTAACAGAAGGAAAATATAG ATTTTCATCACCAATTTTGAAGAATAAAAGTCCTTATGGCGTTTTATCAAATAAAGTTCCCAATTATGATCATTTGAAGGTGTTTGGTTGTTTAGCTTTAGCTAGTAATCCTAGTAGAAAAGTTGATAATTTCACCAACATAGGGGTACCTTGTGTATTTCTTGGCTATCCTTCTCAACAAAAAGGCTACAAGTTGTACATTCTTCTGACACATACAACATTTGTTTCTAGAGACGTTGTATTTCATGATCATATCTTAACTTTTTCAACTAAGAGTCTAGATAAATATCTATCTCCTATGCCAAATGTTCTACAGCCTGAAGTCAAATATCCATCTACTTATGATGTTGCTGGTTTTGATTCTGGTGATTCTGCACATACTAGCACTACTGGTAGTACTGAATCTGCTCAGCCTTCAACTTCCACATCGATTATAAGATCTAGTAGAATTGTTCAAACTCCAGAATGGCACAAGGATTATGTTTTGTCAAAAAATCCAAGAGCTAATCAAGTCTCTTCTCCAAGTCTAGCTCCCGAGTTCAAATCTTATATTGTTGCTCTTATGGCTCATTCTGATCCTACACATTTTCAAGAAGCAATAAATGATGTTGGATGGTGTAATGTTATGAATGATGAAATGACAGCATTGGAAGCTAATTATACATAA
- the LOC139892460 gene encoding protein SENSITIVITY TO RED LIGHT REDUCED 1-like, whose translation MAASAETLTPDKHMVLEDEWTIVLPRRNNQRRKFPKLKSAKQQQEQTHWVPADLETTPEREQKLMKKMQIVIEKLEKSQFFSVFIDQIRSLEASEYFHNRMGTKHKLEMVIYGIGSIESFESPRLQLSLATLMKRKFDWIGEIEVFDPIISLTEKKVLEELGCCVLAVNEQGRRQAVGPTLFFMPHCEAELYDNMLKANWRYENLKQIILFGNSFEKYVQHRSVFRNTALDDSRKHILSVQPFTKEFEICTVLDDYFRAFHGSSWHFFIVDENTNLQVTCENL comes from the coding sequence ATGGCAGCTTCTGCTGAAACCTTGACTCCTGACAAGCATATGGTACTAGAAGATGAATGGACGATCGTGTTGCCACGTCGCAACAATCAAAGAAGAAAATTTCCCAAACTCAAATCtgcaaaacaacaacaagaacaaacaCATTGGGTTCCGGCTGATCTCGAAACAACTCCAGAAAGAGAACAAAAACTGATGAAGAAGATGCAAATCGTTATTGAAAAGCTTGAAAAGTCACAATTTTTTAGTGTCTTTATAGATCAAATCCGTAGTCTCGAAGCTTCAGAGTATTTTCATAACCGTATGGGAACAAAACACAAGTTAGAAATGGTTATATATGGTATTGGtagcattgaatcatttgaatcgCCTCGTTTGCAGCTTAGCCTTGCAACCCTTATGAAGAGAAAATTTGATTGGATTGGTGAAATTGAAGTTTTTGATCCGATTATTTCGTTGACGGAAAAAAAGGTATTGGAGGAGCTCGGATGTTGTGTTCTTGCTGTTAATGAGCAAGGCAGGAGACAAGCTGTGGGCCCGACTCTCTTCTTTATGCCGCATTGTGAAGCTGAGCTATATGACAATATGTTAAAGGCCAATTGGAGATATGAAAATTTAAAACAAATTATATTATTTGGAAACAGTTTTGAGAAATATGTGCAACATAGATCCGTTTTCAGAAACACAGCTTTGGATGATTCGAGGAAACATATACTTAGTGTCCAACCGTTCACCAAAGAGTTTGAGATTTGTACCGTCTTGGATGATTATTTTCGAGCCTTTCATGGTTCAAGTTGGCATTTTTTTATTGTGGATGAAAACACAAATTTGCAGGTAACATGTGAAAACCTTTAA